A region of Deinococcus rubellus DNA encodes the following proteins:
- a CDS encoding aldo/keto reductase, giving the protein MNLTDYRTLGRSGLIVSPLALGTMTFGNQSWGSSDAVSEQIFNTYLDAGGNFIDTADVYSGGRSEELVGQLIAGRSARDRVVLATKFGFNAEKGNPHAGGNGRKQIYRALEGSLKRLGTDYVDLYWLHVYDMVTPVEEVLHTLGDLVRSGRVRYFGFSDMPAWYAIKAATLAQVRGVPGPVAMQMEYSLVARQIEGEHRPAAREGGLGIVPWSPLAGGFLAGKYRQGEDNGKRGRLSGSNPFSGPFTKFTERNWQILDALRTVAEEIGRPPAQVALAWAVAQPGIASTLIGASKVSQLEDNLAALEINLTPPQLETLNTVSSPGLDFFSAGLRQVVFGGVDVRGWND; this is encoded by the coding sequence ATGAACCTGACCGACTACCGCACATTGGGCCGAAGTGGACTGATCGTCAGCCCACTGGCCCTCGGTACCATGACCTTCGGCAACCAAAGCTGGGGATCGTCCGACGCCGTATCCGAGCAGATTTTTAACACTTACCTGGATGCGGGCGGCAATTTTATTGACACTGCCGATGTGTATTCCGGCGGTCGCAGTGAGGAACTCGTCGGCCAGCTCATTGCCGGGCGCAGCGCACGTGACCGGGTGGTGCTGGCGACCAAATTCGGCTTCAACGCCGAGAAAGGCAATCCTCACGCGGGCGGCAACGGGCGCAAACAGATCTACCGGGCGCTGGAAGGCTCTTTGAAGCGCCTCGGCACCGATTATGTTGACCTCTACTGGTTGCACGTCTACGACATGGTGACGCCCGTGGAGGAGGTGCTGCACACGCTGGGCGATCTGGTGCGCTCAGGGCGCGTCCGCTACTTCGGCTTCTCGGACATGCCCGCCTGGTACGCCATCAAAGCAGCGACGCTGGCGCAGGTGCGGGGCGTCCCCGGCCCGGTTGCCATGCAGATGGAATACTCACTGGTGGCCCGCCAGATTGAGGGCGAACACCGCCCCGCCGCCCGCGAAGGCGGTCTGGGTATTGTGCCGTGGAGTCCACTGGCGGGCGGTTTTCTCGCCGGAAAATACAGGCAGGGCGAGGACAACGGCAAGCGGGGCCGTCTGAGCGGGAGCAATCCATTTTCGGGACCGTTTACCAAATTCACCGAGCGCAACTGGCAGATTCTGGACGCCCTGCGCACCGTCGCCGAGGAAATCGGGCGACCCCCTGCGCAGGTGGCGCTGGCCTGGGCAGTGGCGCAGCCTGGCATCGCGTCCACACTCATCGGGGCCAGCAAAGTCTCGCAGCTTGAGGACAACCTGGCTGCGCTGGAGATCAATCTGACGCCGCCGCAATTGGAGACGCTCAACACGGTCAGCTCACCGGGGCTGGACTTCTTCTCGGCGGGATTGCGTCAGGTGGTGTTCGGCGGGGTAGACGTCAGGGGCTGGAACGATTGA
- a CDS encoding DUF4111 domain-containing protein, with protein sequence MIPGEVTALLTELLAGQQAVLGANLLGLYLRGSLVTGDFDPLTSDVDALCVTETALSAAELEALAAMHLRLAASSNRYARELELAYWPRAAARRWTPDERWSTLYRGSGVLEAQPHGENWVLERWAMLNGESTVHGPPPETLFEPVSAGQVRRAVLGRLRDWHAFATTLDDPGWSHRGHAAYAVETICRMLNTLQTGQLGSKPAAVRWALLNLPEPWRELVARSAAWKNDAGVDPETNTEVQGFTVWASQLGEVGVNRSSP encoded by the coding sequence GTGATTCCGGGCGAGGTCACCGCCCTGCTCACCGAGCTTCTGGCCGGGCAACAAGCCGTCCTCGGCGCGAACCTGCTGGGCCTGTATCTGCGCGGCTCGCTCGTCACAGGCGACTTTGACCCGCTGACCAGTGACGTGGACGCGCTGTGCGTCACCGAAACAGCCCTGAGTGCTGCCGAATTGGAAGCGCTGGCGGCGATGCACCTGCGTCTGGCTGCCTCGTCCAACCGTTACGCCCGTGAACTTGAACTCGCGTACTGGCCCCGCGCTGCCGCCCGGCGCTGGACGCCGGATGAGCGCTGGTCGACGCTCTACCGGGGCAGCGGTGTGCTTGAGGCGCAGCCGCACGGCGAAAACTGGGTGCTGGAACGCTGGGCGATGTTGAATGGTGAGAGCACAGTTCATGGCCCGCCGCCAGAAACGCTGTTTGAGCCGGTCAGCGCCGGGCAGGTGCGACGCGCCGTGCTGGGCCGTCTGCGCGACTGGCACGCCTTTGCCACCACGCTGGACGATCCGGGCTGGTCACACCGGGGCCACGCGGCCTACGCCGTGGAAACCATCTGCCGCATGCTGAACACCCTGCAAACCGGCCAACTGGGCAGCAAACCTGCCGCCGTGCGCTGGGCGCTGCTTAACCTGCCCGAACCCTGGCGCGAGCTGGTGGCGCGTTCAGCCGCCTGGAAAAACGACGCTGGAGTTGACCCCGAAACCAACACCGAGGTTCAGGGCTTCACTGTCTGGGCGTCACAGCTCGGAGAAGTTGGAGTCAATCGTTCCAGCCCCTGA
- the hisG gene encoding ATP phosphoribosyltransferase, translating into MNPAPTFNPAGLTLALPKGRIFEEAIDLLARAGLPLYLPEKSRALRFDMNGVQVLELRNQDVPVYVDLGVADAGVVGKDVLAESGRSVYEPVDLGFSACRLSLIREVGVLGPINRVASKYPRLTREYLARRGLSAEVVKLSGNIELACLTGLADAVVDLVQTGSTLVANNLEEREVVMHSTARFVVNRTALKLKREMLRPLIARLRELTEA; encoded by the coding sequence GTGAATCCTGCGCCCACATTCAACCCGGCGGGGCTGACGCTGGCCCTGCCCAAAGGCCGCATCTTCGAGGAGGCCATTGACCTGCTCGCCCGCGCCGGGTTACCCCTCTACCTGCCCGAAAAGAGCCGCGCCCTGAGATTTGACATGAACGGCGTGCAGGTTCTGGAACTCCGCAATCAGGATGTGCCGGTGTACGTGGACCTGGGGGTGGCCGACGCGGGTGTGGTCGGCAAGGATGTGCTGGCCGAGAGCGGCAGAAGCGTCTACGAACCGGTGGATCTGGGGTTCAGCGCCTGCCGCCTGAGCCTGATCCGCGAGGTGGGAGTCTTGGGGCCGATCAACCGGGTCGCCAGCAAATATCCGCGCCTGACCCGCGAGTATCTGGCCCGCCGGGGTCTGAGCGCCGAAGTCGTCAAGCTCAGCGGCAACATCGAACTCGCCTGCCTCACCGGGCTGGCCGACGCGGTGGTCGATCTGGTGCAGACCGGCAGCACCCTGGTCGCCAACAATCTGGAGGAACGCGAGGTGGTGATGCACTCCACTGCCCGCTTCGTGGTCAACCGCACGGCGCTCAAGCTCAAGCGCGAGATGCTGCGCCCCCTGATCGCGCGGCTGCGGGAATTGACAGAGGCGTGA
- a CDS encoding ATP phosphoribosyltransferase regulatory subunit, with the protein MTLPEGTRDVLPPEWAWREYLRAQLSGHFARHGYRGVDVPTLEFQDAAHPQDAAAFKLIDVGGSVLALRSEFTTAIVQLARRRFPEGPFPLRLQYAGRLWLRAQASELGHLREFTQVGAELIGVRSPQADAELLEVAESALRAVGVAAQLEVGHPGFVDGLLEDAGIIGAARDALHDAVDRKSGPDLAAGLKAHNLNADLGHTLHAVMDLYGGPEVLAMARALPLGARATAALDDLAAIAQVFGPNRLLFDLGMSRRYGYYSGYTFRAYAAGHPQSLLGGGRYGGRAGGWPGAGFAVGLERLTEVAARHLPPEREAVLALDEAGVRHAQALGLVAERAWTDDAAELRRYAAARGLRRMVRGESFSSVEEEA; encoded by the coding sequence GTGACCCTCCCCGAAGGCACCCGCGACGTGCTGCCGCCCGAATGGGCCTGGCGCGAATATCTACGCGCCCAGCTCTCGGGCCACTTCGCCCGGCACGGCTACCGGGGCGTGGACGTGCCGACCCTGGAATTTCAGGACGCCGCGCACCCGCAGGACGCCGCCGCCTTCAAGCTGATCGATGTGGGCGGCTCGGTGCTGGCCCTGCGAAGCGAATTCACCACCGCCATTGTCCAGCTGGCCCGCAGGCGCTTTCCTGAGGGACCGTTTCCGCTGCGGCTGCAATACGCGGGGCGGTTGTGGCTGCGTGCCCAGGCCAGCGAACTCGGTCACCTGCGCGAGTTTACCCAGGTGGGAGCCGAACTGATCGGGGTCCGCAGCCCGCAGGCCGACGCCGAACTGCTGGAGGTGGCCGAGTCGGCGCTGCGGGCCGTCGGCGTGGCCGCGCAACTGGAAGTCGGTCATCCCGGTTTCGTGGACGGCCTGCTGGAAGACGCGGGCATCATCGGCGCGGCGCGCGACGCTCTGCACGACGCGGTGGACCGCAAGAGCGGCCCCGATCTGGCGGCGGGACTCAAGGCGCACAACCTCAATGCCGACCTCGGCCACACCCTGCACGCGGTGATGGACCTCTACGGCGGCCCCGAGGTGCTGGCGATGGCCCGCGCCCTGCCGCTGGGCGCTCGGGCGACGGCGGCGCTGGACGACCTGGCGGCGATTGCCCAGGTGTTCGGCCCCAACAGACTGCTGTTTGACCTCGGCATGAGCCGCCGTTACGGCTATTACAGCGGCTACACCTTCCGGGCCTACGCGGCGGGTCATCCTCAGTCGCTGCTGGGTGGTGGGCGCTACGGCGGGCGGGCGGGCGGGTGGCCGGGCGCGGGCTTCGCGGTGGGTCTGGAGCGGCTGACCGAGGTGGCGGCCCGCCATCTGCCGCCCGAGCGTGAGGCGGTGCTGGCGCTCGACGAGGCCGGGGTGCGCCACGCCCAGGCGCTGGGCTTGGTGGCCGAGCGGGCCTGGACCGATGACGCAGCGGAGTTGCGGCGCTACGCGGCGGCGCGGGGACTCCGGCGGATGGTGCGCGGTGAGTCGTTTTCTTCAGTCGAGGAAGAAGCGTGA
- a CDS encoding endonuclease III domain-containing protein: MPAPAPSHPAPPRPTKPCPTLAEQAPPPDSLPEIARRLAERYLPTPPVPRRAAEPTDGLIGTILSQQNTAAITRRQFDALKAAYPIWEAALADGPDGIEAVLKAAGGGLSRVKSHYIFQVLERLENTRGTLSLKDTREMDDAQVRALLESLPGVGMKTASCVLLFDLARPAMPVDTHIWRISRRLELTPGTWNAVKVEKWFDEVLPRTWQARYTFHVAAIRHGRETCKAQRPRCEACVLSGLCPSAGIFLNEAVNKAASGRRSRKQKAE; the protein is encoded by the coding sequence GTGCCCGCCCCAGCTCCCTCCCATCCAGCCCCACCACGCCCGACCAAACCGTGCCCCACGCTGGCCGAGCAGGCTCCCCCACCGGACAGCCTGCCAGAAATCGCCCGCCGCCTGGCCGAGCGCTACCTGCCCACCCCGCCCGTGCCCAGACGCGCCGCCGAGCCGACAGACGGCCTGATCGGCACCATCCTCTCACAGCAGAACACGGCTGCCATCACCCGGCGGCAGTTCGACGCGCTCAAGGCGGCCTACCCGATCTGGGAAGCGGCCCTGGCCGACGGTCCGGACGGCATCGAGGCGGTGCTGAAGGCGGCGGGCGGCGGACTGTCGCGCGTCAAGTCGCATTACATCTTTCAGGTGCTTGAGCGGCTGGAGAACACGCGCGGCACGCTGAGCCTCAAGGACACCCGCGAGATGGACGACGCCCAGGTACGCGCCCTGCTGGAGAGCCTGCCAGGTGTGGGCATGAAAACCGCCTCGTGCGTGCTGCTGTTCGATCTGGCGCGGCCCGCCATGCCGGTGGACACCCACATCTGGCGCATCAGTCGGCGGCTGGAACTCACGCCCGGCACCTGGAACGCGGTGAAGGTGGAGAAGTGGTTCGACGAGGTGCTGCCGCGCACCTGGCAGGCACGCTACACCTTTCACGTGGCTGCCATCCGGCACGGGCGCGAAACCTGCAAGGCCCAGCGGCCCCGCTGCGAGGCGTGTGTGCTGAGTGGGCTGTGTCCGTCGGCAGGCATATTTCTGAACGAAGCCGTCAACAAAGCGGCGAGCGGGCGCAGGAGTCGTAAGCAGAAGGCCGAGTAG
- a CDS encoding TetR/AcrR family transcriptional regulator, whose product MTGGASLPAVSPASTRERLLSEGAQLFVARGYHGVSMREVAAAVGVTKPALYHHYADKEALFLAILDGALAGLSGVVERARQPRELRGQLQTLIYELLISAPQQRVGLQLASELKHVSRERRADFEQRYRAVWMGGLGRLMEEAAVRGELRSDLSGPLLTRALLGLLYPLVSGPPAPDPDATARALVSLFLDGAGQG is encoded by the coding sequence TTGACCGGCGGCGCGTCCCTGCCTGCCGTCAGCCCGGCCAGCACCCGCGAGCGCCTTCTGTCGGAGGGTGCGCAGCTCTTTGTGGCGCGCGGCTATCACGGCGTGAGCATGCGCGAGGTGGCAGCGGCGGTGGGTGTCACCAAACCGGCCCTCTACCACCACTACGCCGACAAGGAAGCGCTGTTTCTGGCGATTCTCGACGGTGCACTGGCAGGGCTGTCGGGCGTCGTCGAGCGTGCCCGGCAGCCGCGCGAGCTGCGTGGGCAACTCCAGACGCTGATCTACGAACTGCTGATCAGCGCTCCGCAGCAGCGGGTGGGTCTGCAACTCGCCTCCGAACTCAAGCACGTGTCAAGGGAGCGCCGGGCCGACTTCGAACAGCGCTACCGGGCGGTCTGGATGGGCGGCCTGGGCCGCTTGATGGAGGAAGCTGCCGTGCGCGGCGAGCTGAGAAGCGACCTCTCCGGCCCGCTGCTGACGCGGGCGCTGCTGGGGCTGCTGTACCCGCTGGTCAGTGGCCCGCCCGCCCCTGACCCGGACGCGACGGCGCGGGCGCTGGTGAGCTTGTTTCTGGACGGTGCCGGGCAGGGCTGA
- a CDS encoding OsmC family protein — translation MTASSKSPAELAAKVVPNKTMQITWLGEQRYLGVSASGHQLLIDNSPVKIGVSPMEALLGALATCTAYDVVEIMNKRRTPLSHYRIEVEGERAQSDPKRYTRITVRHIAAGAGVSEEQLVRAAALSHEKYCSVAASLSSEIVVEARLGEASELG, via the coding sequence ATGACCGCATCCTCCAAGAGTCCGGCTGAGCTGGCCGCCAAAGTGGTTCCAAACAAGACCATGCAGATTACCTGGCTGGGTGAACAGCGCTACCTGGGCGTGTCGGCCTCAGGTCACCAACTGCTGATCGACAACAGCCCGGTCAAGATCGGGGTCAGTCCGATGGAAGCGCTGCTCGGCGCGCTGGCGACCTGCACCGCCTACGACGTGGTCGAGATCATGAACAAGCGCCGCACGCCGCTGTCGCACTACCGCATCGAGGTGGAGGGCGAGCGGGCGCAGAGCGACCCCAAGCGCTACACCCGCATCACCGTGCGCCACATCGCCGCCGGGGCCGGGGTCAGCGAGGAGCAGTTGGTGCGTGCTGCGGCACTCAGCCACGAGAAATACTGCTCGGTGGCGGCCAGCCTGAGCAGTGAGATCGTGGTGGAGGCCCGGCTCGGGGAGGCTTCCGAGTTGGGCTAA
- a CDS encoding ATP-binding response regulator, producing MTQVPAVPASALNFPPPGGELRVLHLEDNILDQELVAITLETADLPWVPLLRQVETPEAYLEALSEFRPHLVLSDFSLPGYDGLSAFEAARQDTAYLPFIIVTGAMGEEVAVDTLRRGVTDYVLKQRLERLAPAVRRAIGEAVERSRRELAEGEIRALNAALQIRLREVEHLNKVAEEGRVKLEDTAQQLEEALKLQKTFLAETSHELRTPLTALLGYLRRVEREFAVAGAAPSQTLSDAQRVAENMTRLVNDLLQLSRGELVQSIEPHFVNLGELLKAVGRDYNVAVSTPELEIVGDPGRLTQVFVNLVTNAVRVSGGAGQVGLEAREEDGQIKVCVIDHGPGISDEIKPRIFDKFFRGKEAGSAGLGLTIAQQVITAHGGVIGVRDTPGGGATFEVCLPSLDDDEDWDGHWAEVSWDDAASPDEVGQDGARQGEDVPEGEPDAG from the coding sequence ATGACCCAGGTGCCTGCCGTTCCCGCTTCAGCGCTGAATTTCCCGCCGCCCGGCGGCGAGCTGCGCGTGCTTCACCTCGAAGACAACATTCTCGATCAGGAACTGGTCGCCATTACCCTGGAGACTGCCGACCTGCCGTGGGTGCCACTGCTGCGCCAGGTCGAGACGCCCGAAGCGTACCTGGAGGCCCTGAGCGAATTCAGGCCGCATCTGGTCTTGTCGGACTTCTCACTGCCCGGCTACGACGGTCTGTCGGCCTTCGAGGCGGCCCGGCAGGACACGGCCTACCTGCCCTTCATCATCGTGACCGGCGCGATGGGCGAGGAGGTGGCCGTCGATACGCTGCGCCGGGGCGTCACCGACTACGTGCTCAAGCAGCGCCTGGAGCGGCTCGCGCCCGCTGTGCGCCGGGCCATCGGCGAGGCTGTCGAGCGCTCGCGGCGCGAACTGGCCGAGGGAGAGATCCGGGCGCTCAACGCCGCCCTGCAAATTCGCTTGCGGGAAGTTGAGCATCTCAACAAGGTGGCCGAGGAGGGCCGGGTCAAGCTCGAAGACACCGCCCAGCAGCTCGAGGAAGCACTCAAGCTCCAGAAGACCTTTCTGGCTGAGACCAGCCACGAACTCCGCACGCCGCTGACGGCCCTGCTGGGCTACCTGCGCCGGGTGGAGCGTGAGTTCGCAGTGGCGGGCGCAGCCCCCAGCCAGACGCTGAGTGACGCCCAGCGGGTGGCCGAGAACATGACCCGGCTGGTCAACGATCTCTTGCAGCTCTCGCGCGGCGAACTGGTGCAGAGCATCGAGCCGCATTTCGTGAATCTGGGCGAACTCCTGAAGGCGGTGGGGCGTGACTACAACGTCGCCGTCAGCACGCCGGAACTGGAGATCGTGGGCGATCCGGGGCGGCTGACCCAGGTGTTCGTCAATCTGGTGACCAACGCCGTGCGGGTCAGTGGCGGGGCCGGGCAGGTGGGCCTGGAAGCGCGCGAGGAAGACGGTCAGATCAAGGTCTGCGTCATCGATCACGGTCCCGGTATCAGTGACGAGATCAAGCCGCGCATCTTCGACAAGTTCTTCCGGGGCAAAGAGGCCGGGTCGGCGGGCCTGGGCCTGACCATCGCCCAGCAGGTCATCACCGCGCATGGCGGTGTCATTGGGGTGCGTGATACGCCCGGCGGCGGGGCCACCTTCGAGGTCTGCCTGCCCTCGCTCGACGACGACGAGGACTGGGACGGCCACTGGGCTGAGGTCTCCTGGGACGACGCGGCCTCGCCGGACGAAGTCGGGCAGGATGGAGCTCGACAGGGTGAAGACGTGCCAGAAGGCGAACCGGATGCTGGTTAA